The genomic segment CTGCAGTTCGCCGCCGGCGAGGACCTCGACGCGTACCCCCGCCCGATCGAGGCCGATCTGGCTGCCGCACAAGCGGCTGGTGCCACATGGGTGTTCGTGCCCGGGGATGGCGAGATGTACCCACAGGAACCGCTGACGACCGTGAGCGTCGCCGGCTTGGGTGATGCGATGGAGGGCGCCTCGCGCCCCACGCACTTCGCCGGCGTGGCGACGGTGGTGACCAAGCTGTTCGCCATCACCGGAGCTTGCCGTGCCTACTTTGGTGAGAAGGATTTCCAACAGTTGGCGATCGTCACCCGCGTGGCGGCCGACCTGTCCCTCCCGGTCGACGTGGTCGGGTGTCCCATCGTGCGCGAGCCCGATGGGCTGGCCCTATCGAGCAGAAACGTCTACCTCACCCCCGACGAGCGCACGGCGGCGCCGGTGCTACACCGGGCGCTCGTCGAGGCGGCCGACTTGATCGCCGCCGGTGAGCGCAGCGTCCAGGCGGTGCGCGCCC from the Candidatus Microthrix subdominans genome contains:
- a CDS encoding pantoate--beta-alanine ligase, whose product is MEVLSTIDQVRARTARARAAGGRVGLVPTMGALHAGHVSLIGAAVADGCDALVTVFVNPLQFAAGEDLDAYPRPIEADLAAAQAAGATWVFVPGDGEMYPQEPLTTVSVAGLGDAMEGASRPTHFAGVATVVTKLFAITGACRAYFGEKDFQQLAIVTRVAADLSLPVDVVGCPIVREPDGLALSSRNVYLTPDERTAAPVLHRALVEAADLIAAGERSVQAVRAHIEARITAEPLAHFDYAEVVDPTTMQPAELALPGVRILAAAQFGIPRLLDNVPTDPAGTSPAIALSTSDPEVSTGDRAPRRGGRDT